The following proteins are co-located in the Micromonospora coriariae genome:
- a CDS encoding MGMT family protein — MTPDEYVEAVLDLVERIPEGRVMSYGAVADALAERSGRASARLVGSIMARHGGSVPWHRVVTSAGRLPPGHEREARARLRAEGAPLRGAGVDIRVAGWSPEEGM; from the coding sequence GTGACACCTGACGAGTACGTCGAGGCGGTCCTCGACCTGGTCGAGCGGATTCCGGAGGGCCGGGTGATGTCGTACGGCGCGGTCGCCGACGCGCTCGCCGAACGCTCCGGCCGCGCCTCGGCCCGGCTGGTGGGCAGCATCATGGCCCGGCACGGCGGCTCGGTGCCCTGGCACCGGGTGGTCACCTCCGCGGGCCGGCTGCCCCCGGGGCACGAGCGGGAGGCGCGGGCCCGGCTGCGGGCCGAGGGGGCACCGCTGCGCGGTGCGGGAGTGGACATCCGGGTGGCGGGTTGGTCGCCGGAGGAGGGGATGTGA
- a CDS encoding MFS transporter has translation MNPPPGDAGSPAAGPLPRPVHAGYALGSLATGAFGTVPGLLLLPYLTDTLGVAAGVAALLVLLPKAWDVLVNPVAGRISDRTRSRWGARRPYLLIAGLALAVLFAAIFAAPFDGGPAAAAYVAFAFLATATAFAFFQVPYVAMPAELTDDYTERTRLMTWRIAVLALAILVSGAVAPLVVTAGGDGVPGHRWMGLFVAVLIALGAVGAFLGTRSAPTGTVGGSEPTLRAQLAVAGANRPFRALLICFVVQSAGVATILAGVNYFAGQILRDEQSGPTLLFVCFVGPALLVMPVWTRVGAWLGKRAALAAAALILAAGALALVAAPVLPAVAVYLLVAVIGVGYAGQQVFALAMLPDCIAYDTARTGRRQAGVFTGLWTAGETFGLALGPGIYGLVLQLSGYVSSDTGTAAAQSDLARLGVLLGFTVLPALLVGPPILLLRRYTLTPAVLAAAAHHHRVDHGVVVGDESR, from the coding sequence ATGAACCCGCCGCCGGGTGATGCCGGCTCACCAGCCGCCGGCCCGCTACCCCGGCCGGTGCACGCCGGGTACGCGCTCGGCTCCCTGGCCACCGGCGCGTTCGGCACAGTGCCCGGGCTGCTGCTGCTGCCGTACCTGACCGACACGCTGGGTGTGGCCGCCGGGGTGGCCGCCCTGCTGGTGCTGCTGCCCAAGGCATGGGACGTGCTGGTCAACCCCGTCGCCGGCCGGATCTCCGACCGCACCCGGTCACGCTGGGGTGCCCGCCGCCCGTACCTGCTCATCGCCGGTCTCGCGCTCGCCGTGCTCTTCGCGGCCATCTTCGCCGCGCCCTTCGACGGTGGTCCCGCGGCGGCGGCGTACGTGGCGTTCGCCTTCCTGGCCACCGCCACCGCGTTCGCCTTCTTCCAGGTGCCGTACGTGGCGATGCCGGCCGAGCTGACCGACGACTACACCGAGCGCACCCGGTTGATGACCTGGCGGATCGCCGTGCTGGCGCTGGCCATCCTGGTCTCCGGCGCGGTCGCCCCGCTGGTGGTGACCGCCGGCGGCGACGGGGTGCCCGGGCACCGGTGGATGGGGTTGTTCGTGGCGGTGCTGATCGCCCTCGGCGCCGTCGGCGCGTTCCTCGGCACCCGGTCCGCGCCGACCGGCACGGTGGGCGGCAGCGAGCCGACACTGCGCGCCCAGCTCGCCGTCGCCGGTGCCAACCGGCCGTTCCGGGCGCTGCTGATCTGCTTCGTGGTGCAGTCCGCCGGGGTGGCGACCATCCTGGCCGGGGTCAACTACTTCGCCGGGCAGATCCTGCGCGACGAGCAGAGCGGCCCGACGTTGCTCTTCGTCTGCTTCGTCGGACCGGCGCTGCTGGTGATGCCGGTCTGGACCCGGGTCGGCGCCTGGCTGGGCAAGCGGGCCGCCCTGGCCGCCGCCGCGCTGATCCTCGCCGCCGGTGCGCTCGCCCTGGTCGCCGCGCCGGTGCTGCCGGCGGTCGCGGTCTACCTGCTGGTCGCGGTGATCGGCGTCGGGTACGCCGGGCAGCAGGTGTTCGCACTGGCCATGCTGCCGGACTGCATCGCGTACGACACCGCGCGCACCGGCCGGCGGCAGGCGGGTGTGTTCACCGGCCTCTGGACCGCAGGGGAGACCTTCGGTCTGGCCCTCGGCCCGGGCATCTACGGTCTGGTGCTCCAGCTGTCCGGCTACGTCTCCTCCGACACCGGCACCGCCGCCGCGCAGTCCGACCTGGCCCGCCTGGGCGTCCTGCTCGGCTTCACCGTCCTACCGGCCCTCCTGGTGGGCCCGCCGATCCTCCTGCTGCGCCGCTACACCCTCACCCCCGCCGTCCTGGCCGCCGCCGCCCACCACCACCGCGTCGATCATGGCGTTGTGGTGGGGGACGAGAGCCGCTGA
- a CDS encoding pyridoxal phosphate-dependent decarboxylase family protein has protein sequence MIDENGVAAEAVLAEIRALRAMDRPTHGGRLFAYVYDPAVPGLDELAAAAHRESAHVNGLDPTAFPSLLAMENALVAAAGRVLGGGPGTTAPDVVGSVTSGGTESLILAVKAARDAHPEQAAPRIVVPASAHAAFAKAAHYLRVALDVVPVSPDTLRPDPAAMAAAIRPETVLVACSAPSYAHGVVDPVEEIAAAAARAGVRCHVDACFGGWTLPYLRRLGEPVPPFDFAVPGVTSISVDLHKYAYAPKGVSVLLHRDASLRAPQYFAYADWPGYTMINPVIASTRSGGPIAAAYATLRHLGDAGYLALAERTRDAVAGLAAAVRGVDGLRLMAEPESTVVCFTATEGGPDLFVLVDELTARGWHTQPQLSYAGLPASVHLTVTAAVAPRVPEFGPDLSEAVAAARAAGPVALPAELAALAGALTPDALTPELVAGLAAGLGLGAGPAAGSGPDGASSAAPLPERMALVNTLLDAAPPALRERLLVEFVGLLQRPSW, from the coding sequence ATGATCGACGAGAACGGGGTTGCGGCGGAGGCCGTGCTCGCGGAAATTCGCGCGCTTCGGGCGATGGACCGGCCTACGCACGGCGGGCGGCTGTTCGCGTACGTGTACGACCCGGCGGTGCCGGGGCTGGACGAGCTGGCGGCCGCCGCGCACCGCGAGAGCGCCCACGTCAACGGGTTGGACCCGACAGCGTTCCCGTCCCTGCTGGCCATGGAGAACGCGCTGGTCGCCGCAGCCGGCCGGGTGCTCGGCGGTGGGCCGGGCACGACCGCCCCGGACGTCGTCGGCAGCGTCACCAGCGGCGGTACCGAGTCGCTGATCCTCGCGGTCAAGGCGGCCCGGGACGCCCACCCGGAGCAGGCCGCACCCCGGATCGTGGTGCCGGCGAGCGCGCACGCGGCGTTCGCCAAGGCGGCGCACTACCTGCGGGTGGCGCTCGACGTTGTGCCGGTCTCCCCGGACACGCTGCGCCCCGACCCGGCCGCGATGGCCGCGGCGATCCGCCCGGAGACGGTGCTGGTGGCCTGCTCCGCGCCGTCGTACGCGCACGGCGTGGTGGACCCGGTCGAGGAGATCGCCGCCGCAGCGGCCCGCGCCGGGGTGCGCTGCCACGTGGACGCCTGCTTCGGCGGCTGGACCCTGCCGTACCTGCGCCGTCTCGGTGAGCCGGTGCCGCCGTTCGACTTCGCGGTACCCGGCGTCACCTCCATCTCGGTGGACCTGCACAAGTACGCGTACGCCCCGAAGGGGGTGTCGGTGCTGCTGCACCGCGATGCCTCACTGCGCGCCCCGCAGTACTTCGCGTACGCGGACTGGCCCGGCTACACGATGATCAATCCGGTGATCGCGTCCACCCGCTCGGGCGGGCCGATCGCCGCCGCGTACGCGACCCTGCGGCACCTCGGCGACGCCGGTTATCTGGCGTTGGCCGAGCGCACCCGGGACGCGGTGGCCGGGCTGGCCGCCGCCGTGCGTGGCGTCGACGGGCTGCGGCTGATGGCCGAGCCGGAGTCGACAGTGGTCTGCTTCACCGCCACCGAGGGCGGCCCGGACCTGTTCGTCCTGGTCGACGAGCTGACGGCGCGCGGCTGGCACACCCAGCCCCAGCTGTCGTACGCCGGTCTGCCGGCCAGCGTGCACCTCACGGTGACCGCCGCGGTCGCGCCCCGGGTGCCCGAGTTCGGGCCGGACCTGAGCGAGGCGGTGGCGGCGGCGCGGGCGGCCGGACCGGTCGCGCTGCCCGCGGAACTGGCCGCCCTGGCCGGCGCCCTCACCCCGGACGCGTTGACCCCGGAGCTGGTGGCGGGTCTGGCCGCCGGGCTGGGCCTGGGCGCCGGACCGGCCGCCGGTTCCGGCCCGGATGGCGCATCGAGCGCCGCGCCGCTGCCGGAGCGGATGGCGCTGGTGAACACGTTGCTCGACGCCGCGCCGCCCGCTCTGCGCGAGCGGCTGCTTGTGGAGTTCGTCGGCCTGCTGCAACGTCCGTCCTGGTGA